Within Nycticebus coucang isolate mNycCou1 chromosome 16, mNycCou1.pri, whole genome shotgun sequence, the genomic segment ttagttCTGTGTtgccttttaatttcctttcagaTTCCCTCTTTGGCCTataaattatttagaagtgtTTAGTATTTTCTTGTTAGTATTTAGTATTTGCAAGTAAATGCTTGTTTAGTATTCAAGCATTTTAAGAATTTCCTGTTGTCTTTGTTAGAGATTTTCAGTTAATTCCATTATGGTCAGAAATCATGCTCTgaatgatttcaattcttttacctttcttgaggtttgttttatggtctccccacccccatttggTGAATGGTCCATgggaaattgagaaaaatatattgtTAGGTCTGTTAGgtggcatatttttaaaatgctaattagATCTTAATTGATTGTGTTGTTTGGGTCTTCCACATCCTTACTTTTTTTGCCTCATAGTTTTATCAGTTGCCTGGGATGATGAGGGTGTTGAAATTCCCAATAATAAACGTAGAGTCTTCTGTCATTTCAGCtttatcagtttttgcttcatgtatttgaGACTCTGGAGTTTAGTTTGGACACATTTAGTATGTTATGTCTTCCTAGTGAATTGATCCTTTTGTCATTATATAATATTCCTCTTTGTCTCTGATAGTTTTGTTTTAGAGTCCAGTTTATTCAAAGAGTACTATTGTtactcttgctttttaaaaaagtcattattAATGTGTACATGGTATTTGTTCTTCCACCCCTTTTTACTTTCAACTTAGCTGTATTTAaatttgaagtgagtttctttTATGCAGCATATGGTTGGAtaatggttgttgtttttttaatatacttagtcaatttctatcttttgacTGATGTATTTAGACTAGTTCCATTTAAGGTAATTAATGATATGTTATCACTTTAGtctgttattttgttatttattttctatttctttcctcttgttctcatttctctttttcagtTTACTTGAACATGTTTCCCTCTTGATTTATGTCTACGTTatctattaaaatcttttttccttctgttttgctAATTTTGACCCAGTTACACATGGATATCAAAAAAGAAACCTTTGCCCTAATGGAGGAATTTAATCTATTTTCTCCACATGTAATTAAATTAACGAGACTGGGGGGGAAATGGGTCAATACAATAGGATATAAATTGGGCATGTAAGAATACTGTTGAAGAACACAGACACCCCTCCACTCAGGCCAGCTCCTTCCAATATGCTCATGGTAGATCTCTACATCAATCACAAATGGATTCATGAAGTCTCCAAAGGGGCTGCAGAAAATGAGAGTGTAGTAGAGCTTATCATAGGGAGGGCACACACAGCCCTTTCCTTCTGGGGCTTTCTGAGTGGCAAGACGTGCCTGCATGCTTCTGTTGGGAATCTCAGCTCTAAAGCAGAATGATAGCTCTGGAACTACCCAGGTTGGCCCGGCTCTTCTCTGAACTTTAATGGGGAAGAAGGTTTAATCCAATCAAATGCACAAAAGTAGAAAATCAAATGTTTATTTGGGGTAGGATCCTCAGCCCAGAacactttatttcttatttttcatatactGTGTTGTTCCCAAGAAGCATTTAAAgtgattttaaatgaaaatataaattaagagtAAGAAGAAAACAAGGCACTCTAAGGCTGGTGTAAAACTTCTGAGTCTGAGTTTCTACACTTACAATAAATAGCCAGTAAGAGGATAAAGAGGATACAAGGATGCAGTATTTCCTGTGCCATCTCTTGCTGGAACCACAGGAGTGCTCAGGACTGAGCATGGGGGCAGCAGGATAAACTCCAAACATGGAGGGATTCTTAAAGATATGCATAAGGGAGACAAGTTCCCATGGGAATTTCCTATAACATTCCATAGATTTTcaacatgttttatttcttcttaaagatTCCCAAGTTCTCACTTTGAAAATGGCCATAGTCCTGAGCAGTGTAGCCTCCTTTAAAGACTCAGGCTGCTTAAGTTCCTGAGGGATTACATCTCAGTTAGGGTCTATTATTAGTCAGAGACtatataaatatgcaaaatatacaaACTGAAGCTAAAATGACAGTCATTAACTCCTTAAAttcctgttttaaaaatttttctacttGATTCTTAGAATCTAAAGGAAAACTTAGATATAGACTTGCAGGTGCCTTCTAGGTCAGCTGGAAATCTAGGTGATGCTGATGATACGTGGTTGCTGAGAAGTAGTCATAGATGCTGTGCTGTGCCTGGTGACTAAATGACCACACTCCTTCCACTATGGGAGCTCTCTCTCTCCTAGAGAAATAGAAGAGCACAGAAAAATCCAGTCAACCAGAATCTACCACCTATGCATACCATACACAAGGTGTGCTTGATTAACAAATCTTGAGACAAATTTGATCCTAAAACATATTCAGGAAGCAAGTCTCTACTCCCAGGCTTAGGTTTCTCTTCTTGCCTCTCTCTCTAGAGCCTTCCTCAAATTCCTTACCACTTTATTTACTCTACCATTagctctgttttttattttttgcagtttttggccggggctgggttttgaacccaccacctccagcatatggggtctgcactttactcctttgagccacaggcgcagccctaactttgtttttgtttttttaacattttcaagtCTCCCTCAGATTGAATAAAAATGTACCCTGTTCCATTCATCAGTCCATCTCTCTTCCATTCGTCCATGAAGAGATGGCCCAGTACTGTTTTTCCTATTTATAGTCTTCTGAACCATTTATTTCCACCCCTTTTCCACAAAGTGTAGCTTTGCATCTTAGTGTTTCTCTGaagttatttttcaaagatcagtCATTATCGCTTCCTGGCTAAACTCAGTGGTTTTTCATTAGAAGTAATTCTGCTTggtctttttccagttgcttgatgaGGGTAAGAACTATGGTTTATAGTTCTCTTATTTCTCTAactacaaggttggacaattaagtttgaaaacttatcctagaaaaactggtatatgcctcattgctgaataagatcactatggtcaccttcaaggtacttcCCGTGGGAACCTATGCacagatgccagtgcctagtccacccttcaaagcaattttggaaatctttttttccttttttgagacagagtctcaagctgttaccctgggtagagtgctatggcgtcatagctcaaagcaacctccaacttgggctcaagcgatcctcttgcctcagtttttcaatctttagtagagatggggtctcacttttgctcaagctggttttgaactcataagctcaagcaatccacctgctttggcctcccatagtgctaggattacaggcatgagccaccgtgcccagcctggaactctttttctgtaatggcTGTCAGAGATGTTGTTGTATAAAGGTTTGACatttaagttcacgaactcattctagaaaaagtgctacatacttcactgATAAATATCATCATGGTCACCATAATGATAGatctttaaaacttaaataaaatgaaCCATTACAATATATAcaggtcagataattaagttcacaaactcatcctgggCCTTGGTATACATATTATAGTGGttctttttatttaagttttGAAGATCTATATTTGTAGTTCGTGAGTGTGACTTTGTCTTATTTGATATGGGAAGATAAGGCAATTGTCCTAAAATATACTGTTCAAAAGgtatcatatatgtatatacattcaTGTTGctataaaaaaatctttcccaTTTATCAGGAAAGTGCATTTTAGAGATCATGGTTTCTAATCAAAATGCTGTGGGATGAATGTTATCTGACACAAAGGAAAACAACGAAATGGGACAAAAAGAACATGGTCACATGGTCAAAGAGTAGACACTTTGTTGAAAGAAGATGATTAAAAATCatgatataaaatgttttattaagtcaaaaagtcaagaaaataacaataaagctAGGATTTTCTGTTGAAAGTTTGAATTTAGCATGGAGAGAACAGAACACAGCGGTTTGTTTCTTATATTAGAATAGGTAAGTACAGGGCAAGTTTGGAATAAGCCAGAAATGCCTTGGTAAGGTCTTAGGGCAAGATTAGAAAGAAAGATGATTGATGTGAAGGAGGCCAGGAACATAGTGGCCACTTAGTCTGTAATCACTAGAGTTAAAAGCTTGAAGTTTCTCTTCCTTATATTTCTGAGGTTGTATGTAGCTCTGGTAGAGTGAAAACACCAGACCTGAATTGAGAAGATCTCAGCTAGAGTCTTAGTTTTGGAGTTAGACGGGAGATCCTTCAacataatttccattttcttatggGCACTAGGGAAAAATAGTTCTTACATGTTTCAGGTTCCTGTgagatcatctaaacagaagcTCTTATTAGTGTCTATTTGTTCCACTCTTGAGACAGTGCCatgtgaaacaaaatttttttgttaattcatATTTTCCTAAATACTATATAAGGCATTTATAAATATCTTATAAAAAGTTATGGTTAAGTTATAACGGCTGAAaggctgcttaaaaaaaaaaaaacaacagtgataTATCTTACCAGCTCCAGGAATAAACAGGAACTTTAAGTGTACATGAACAAAGATCACCATCCAGAGGCCTAACTATATTATGATATCTGAACTTATCTGCAAATGCCAGTAACTTCAGAGGCTAGAAGGTAACCTGTCAGGGAAACATACAGCTCCatcaaggaaggaagaaagagcaagactttgGCCCTGGAGAAATTTTGCCTCAATAAAGCATTCAAAGTcataaacaaatcaaacaaaacacTCTGCCCTCCAAACTAACCAATGTACCAAAGCAATATTTGGTCCTGGGCCTCTGGTCATTGTAAGGATATGAGTGAAAAGTAGAacataataaagtaaaatgataaatcCTTGGGAGATAGATGCAGAGACTCAAAACAATGGAGGCTTTTAAAATGGTCTTGAACAAAATCATTGCCTCTCAAGAGCAACTTCAAAATGAAAATCTGGTTTGCAAGAGGTAGAGTTATTGTTGTGTACATCTTGGTGCTAAAAAAAGCTGTAATACTCttagaaaatgaggaagaaagtCACCAGAAAATACCATTAACTCCTGATGATACTCTTCTAAAGAGTCAATATGAGTTACTGAAAGTGGCACAGGTTTGAGAGTGGAAGGGCTATATTCAAACTTGGAGTTCACTCCGTATTGGCTGTGCGGCTTTGGGcatgttacttaacctctttgagcctcacaTGGTGGTTGAGGATCGAATAAGAATTGAAAAAGGCTAACCCTAGTATCTGGAATATAATCAATGTTCTTCTTACACTTCTCTCACTTATAAGAAGCCACatgatttaactttaaaaaaaataaagaaaaaaatttaatttagaagAAAGTAGGTTTTAGATTTTTGGCCCCAAAttggtttttaaattatatatttttttctattaaaatgaaGAGACATGATTTAGTCACTATATGACCAAGTAACTGTGGTTGTCAGTTGTTCTACCCTTGACTGTGTTTTCTTTCAAGATGTAATTTTCTTACTGGTAACATAGAAGAAACAGGTACATCATCTACAAATGAGTATAATACTACACACCTCACAGgactgttgtaaggattaaatgtgaTGTATAAGATGTCTGTAACTCAGTCCCATTTAGTATGGGGTACCTATTTTCTTTATTGCTGATTTTTGTCTCTCATGGGACATCTGTATTAAGATGACATAGTTGCCATTGACTATTTCAAATACACCTGCTGGTCTTTAATACCTTCCTCACAATTGCTCTCTCACCAAAGTTCAGCTTTCGAAAGAGCAGCACTGTGGGTCTCCTAAGAGGCCAGTTCCTTTGCATATACCAcacagtgtaatttttttttttttataaaatcataacagAACACATACTTTCAAGTGAGAGTTATATCCTTCAAAGCCCGCAAGTGAAACAATTCTTCTTTGTATAATACCCCTCTACTCTGAGAACTTCCCTCAGAGCCACTGCATGTCTCTTtgactgtctctttctcttttgagaagcaaaagagaaaaggatTCAGGTCAAATAGAAGATTTTGGCGGGTAGCTTGTTAAGCTGGCTCTGGGGCAATTCATTAATGTTTTTAAGCAATGGAATCATTCCTTTGCAAAGTGCCAACATCAAAGGAATACCATCAGTATGGTGTAttaattataaatgattttttaaagtcacttctttaaaaaaataaattaaaaggtcTGTATCCAGAAGCTTCAAAGACCTACATCCTCCTATATTTACCTTTTAGCCTGGTAAGGTATGTCCGGCACCCACTGACATTTTGCCTATTCACAGAATCCTAAAGTTCTGACCCATATTTAGAACATAGGGGTTTTGTTTCTGTAAAAAGTCAGTTTAAATGATCCTTTTTAAGGGATGTCTCAGAGGACTTCATCCTCACATAcactagagcagtgattttcaactggtgtgttgTGGGGCACTGGTATGACATTAGAGGATTTTActtgtgccatgaaaaattttaaagatcgttaaattattttcaaaagaagttcaaagcacagtatgtatattctttttttcactctttttttttgatcaacaggaatgaagtgtgccatggaagtttaactacagattcaagtatgccatgagatggttgaaaaacactgcactagggcagtgcctgtggctcaaaggagtagggctcagccccatatgccggaggtgttgggttcaaactgcaaaaaaaaaaaaaaaacggccaaaaactgcaaaaaaaaaagataaagagtcTGCAATAGAGCCTTGTAGACTGACTTGACAAATGCTCTCTGTCAGGCCACGTGTTCTAATTTGGGGTATGGAAATACATTGCTAAATAAAGCAAGGCAGCTGtgcaaagaggtaaagtctcagcCATGAAGGCCTGCATTCAAATCCTAGCTCCACTGCTCACAGGTGCTTAATCACTCTAagcctcatttcctcatctgtgaaatggggatgctGCTTGACCAGCTCACAGGACTACAGTAAAAGTTGCAGTGACACTGAGGATGAGAAGGCCCTGGGTATTGTACTCTGCACAGATGGGCACCCTGTACTCACTAGGTCCCAAGTTAGCTCTAATAAGGGGTGCCTACAGGGTCATTTGTGCAAAATAGGGAGGGGTCACCTTCAGCAGTGGCATGTGAGGTGGCCTGTGTCAGCTGCAGCCAAGGTTAGCTGGAGGGTCCTCTGCCCACACCCGACCCTCAGCAGGATGACCCAAGCTCACCGAGCGCCTCTCCACACTCCCTTTTTTCCTGCCATTCTTGCCTGGAATGACATCCAGTGAGCGGTAGCTGGGCGGCTTCTCCTCCGGCCAGTTCGGGGAGTGCGAACGGCGGCGATGGGTCCTCCAGCTCTGGGGGTGCCTCTCCTTCTCATCCTCTGAGCTCCAAGAACTGAGGcctgagggcaggggaggggagtagCTCCGGGGCCGGCATCTACTATGCCTCTGGGAGCTTTCCCGGGGACTGGGCCTACTGCGCCTCTGCTGATAGTGGCTCCTGAGAGGGGGATGGCTGGGATGCCACTGAGGCTCACTGGATGAGGGGCCATCACTGAGGCTGTCCCTGTCTGACCAGGCTAGGGGTGACCCATTGAGCCTGGAGCTGTGGTGCCTTCCACTCCTTGGATGGTCCCATGCTCTTCTCTCCAATGCCCAGGGCTTTGGTCCACGATCCTGGAACTCCTGCTGGAAATCAGAGTGATGGTgctgccttctctcctccctcagaTCCCAGGGTCTGGAGGGATCTGAGGTGAGCCATTGCTGGTGTGAGGAGTTGCTGGTCCTCCTTGAGAATGGCAGGTCTCTGATCAGTGGGGGCAGGTGGATTATTCTGCGTTCCACAACCTCAGAGCCCAGGGAGGACAGCATGCTGCAGGGATGGCCCAATCTGGTTTTGAGGTCAGGGGGCAGAGGCTGGGCTGGGTTGAGGTTCCGTAGCTCTTTCTCCAAATACTCCAGGACACCATTGGTGATGGGAGGGTGAGTAGTGGTCTGAGTCACTGGCATCTGTGGGAGACTGGATCTCAGGGACAAATCTGAATGAAAACAAGGACAGAATATTCAGATATAATGGCCCAAAACATACTCCTCAGAATAAGGACCTTAGACTATTACATTATTCAGCTTGCCTTTATTCCCTCCCATACTCAATCATGAAGACACACACACTGCTGATCATGGGGACCCCAATGCAGCCCATGCTCCTACCCttgccctctgccctctcccaCCCCCTAAATCTCGGGCAAGGTTTACCTCGCTGCAGCAGCGGGTTCAATGCATAAGATGAAACCTGGGAGCTCCTGTCCGCCCCCCAGTACAGGGGTTTTTCCATCATCTGAGAACCTAGGGCCCGAGCCTGCTTCATGTAGCGGTGGCGGGCCAGGGCTgcagggaaagaaggagaaatgCAGACCCTCAGCCTGGGCAACCTTATACCTCCACCCCACTTTTCTCTA encodes:
- the ILDR1 gene encoding immunoglobulin-like domain-containing receptor 1 isoform X1; amino-acid sequence: MGSELPALWLLLFTWLPAGCLSLLVTVQHTERYVTLFASVVLKCDYTTSAQLQDVVVTWRFKSFCKDPIFDYYSASYQAALSLGQDPSNDCNDNQREVRIVAQRRGQNEPVLGVDYRQRKITIQNRADLVINEVMWWDHGVYYCTIEAPGDTSGDPDKEVKLIVLHWLTVIFIILGALLLLLLIGVCWCQCCPQYCCCHLRCPCCPTRCCCPEEALARHRYMKQARALGSQMMEKPLYWGADRSSQVSSYALNPLLQRDLSLRSSLPQMPVTQTTTHPPITNGVLEYLEKELRNLNPAQPLPPDLKTRLGHPCSMLSSLGSEVVERRIIHLPPLIRDLPFSRRTSNSSHQQWLTSDPSRPWDLREERRQHHHSDFQQEFQDRGPKPWALERRAWDHPRSGRHHSSRLNGSPLAWSDRDSLSDGPSSSEPQWHPSHPPLRSHYQQRRSRPSPRESSQRHSRCRPRSYSPPLPSGLSSWSSEDEKERHPQSWRTHRRRSHSPNWPEEKPPSYRSLDVIPGKNGRKKGSVERRSERESSHSGRSVVI
- the ILDR1 gene encoding immunoglobulin-like domain-containing receptor 1 isoform X3 — protein: MGSELPALWLLLFTWLPAGCLSLLVTVQHTERYVTLFASVVLKCDYTTSAQLQDVVVTWRFKSFCKDPIFDYYSASYQAALSLGQDPSNDCNDNQREVRIVAQRRGQNEPVLGVDYRQRKITIQNRADLVINEVMWWDHGVYYCTIEAPGDTSGDPDKEVKLIVLHWLTVIFIILGALLLLLLIGVCWCQCCPQYCCCHLRCPCCPTRCCCPEEDLSLRSSLPQMPVTQTTTHPPITNGVLEYLEKELRNLNPAQPLPPDLKTRLGHPCSMLSSLGSEVVERRIIHLPPLIRDLPFSRRTSNSSHQQWLTSDPSRPWDLREERRQHHHSDFQQEFQDRGPKPWALERRAWDHPRSGRHHSSRLNGSPLAWSDRDSLSDGPSSSEPQWHPSHPPLRSHYQQRRSRPSPRESSQRHSRCRPRSYSPPLPSGLSSWSSEDEKERHPQSWRTHRRRSHSPNWPEEKPPSYRSLDVIPGKNGRKKGSVERRSERESSHSGRSVVI
- the ILDR1 gene encoding immunoglobulin-like domain-containing receptor 1 isoform X2; the encoded protein is MGSELPALWLLLFTWLPAGCLSLLVTVQHTERYVTLFASVVLKCDYTTSAQLQDVVVTWRFKSFCKDPIFDYYSASYQAALSLGQDPSNDCNDNQREVRIVAQRRGQNEPVLGVDYRQRKITIQNRADLVINEVMWWDHGVYYCTIEAPGDTSGDPDKEVKLIVLHWLTVIFIILGALLLLLLIGVCWCQCCPQYCCCHLRCPCCPTRCCCPEEALARHRYMKQARALGSQMMEKPLYWGADRSSQVSSYALNPLLQRDLSLRSSLPQMPVTQTTTHPPITNGVLEYLEKELRNLNPAQPLPPDLKTRLGHPCSMLSSLGSEVVERRIIHLPPLIRDLPFSRRTSNSSHQQWLTSDPSRPWDLREERRQHHHSDFQQEFQDRGPKPWALERRAWDHPRSGRHHSSRLNGSPLAWSDRDSLSDGPSSSEPQWHPSHPPLRSHYQQRRSRPSPRESSQRHSRCRPRSYSPPLPSGLSSWSSEDEKERHPQSWRTHRRRSHSPNWPEEKPPSYRSLDVIPGERELP